Proteins from one Naumovozyma castellii chromosome 3, complete genome genomic window:
- the NCAS0C03600 gene encoding MFS transporter (ancestral locus Anc_2.242) yields MTGSEMAKDKKQEIEITQNLKDYDYIDAQSEQSSILSYNKPVHIHETSATADLCKTQSNKKDEPNLDNAVPYSRFGSSEKTILVLQCAFTGFFSTIAGAIYYPVLSEIEEIFHISEESVNITVVVYFIFQGISPSIMGGLADTMGRRPIVLCSIAVYFCACIGLACCQTYPQIVVLRCLQAAGISPVIAINSGIMGDITTRAERGGFVGYVSGFQVMGSAFGALIGAGISSTWSWRAIFWFLAIGSGICLIISFIILPETKRTIVGNGSIIPKSKLNRAPSLMVPYLRKKLHLDNPDWETMEPKIHLNFFAPFGILKNTEVFILLFVSGLQFATYTTHQTALSTVLSSKYHLTVAKIGLCYLPSGICTLISVVTSGRYLNWTYRRQIARHQTWLKEQEAILLEQYNNDIVEVKDIMENNPKYTFNIFKARLQPAFFTLILSASGFCAFGWCLSVKAPLAAVLVTSGFGSLFSNCILTFSTTLVVDLFPTKASTATGCLNLFRCIISAIYIGCLSRMADSMTYGGVFTFMSALAAVSSTLLFIPVGNGKKLALKRRKQEQKALQPKQEKDSAV; encoded by the coding sequence ATGACTGGATCTGAGATGGCGAAGGataagaaacaagaaatagaaataactcagaatttgaaagacTATGATTATATAGATGCTCAATCCGAGCAATCGAGCATATTAAGCTACAACAAGCCAGTTCATATCCACGAGACATCAGCAACGGCTGATTTATGCAAGACACAATCGAATAAAAAAGATGAACCTAATCTCGACAATGCTGTTCCATATTCGCGTTTTGGTTCCTCCGAGAAGACGATTCTCGTTTTACAATGTGCCTTCACTGGATTTTTCTCAACCATTGCAGGTGCCATCTACTATCCTGTCCTATCAGAAATTGAGGAAATATTCCACATCTCGGAAGAATCTGTCAATATAACAGTGGTGGTCTACTTTATCTTTCAAGGTATTTCTCCAAGTATCATGGGTGGACTAGCTGATACAATGGGAAGACGTCCCATTGTTTTATGTTCCATAGCCGTGTACTTCTGTGCTTGCATTGGGTTGGCATGCTGTCAAACCTACCCTCAAATTGTTGTCCTGAGATGTCTCCAAGCGGCAGGTATATCACCAGTTATTGCTATCAATAGTGGTATCATGGGTGATATCACTACGAGAGCAGAAAGAGGTGGGTTTGTTGGTTATGTTTCTGGATTTCAAGTTATGGGCAGTGCATTTGGGGCATTGATTGGGGCTGGTATCTCTAGTACTTGGAGCTGGAGAGcaattttttggtttttgGCCATTGGTTCTGGTATCTGTTTGATCATATCCTTCATTATCTTACCTGAAACAAAAAGAACTATTGTTGGTAATGGTTCTATCATTCCAAAATCAAAACTTAATAGAGCTCCAAGTTTAATGGTTCCATatttaagaaagaaattacaTTTAGACAACCCTGATTGGGAAACCATGGAACCAAAgattcatttaaatttttttgcTCCATTTGgtatattgaaaaatactGAAGTtttcatattattatttgtttctgGTTTACAATTTGCCACGTATACCACACATCAAACAGCATTATCTACTGTATTGAGCAGTAAATACCATCTTACAGTAGCTAAAATCGGACTTTGTTATTTACCATCAGGTATCTGCACATTAATTAGTGTTGTTACCTCTGGGAGATACCTTAACTGGACTTATAGACGTCAAATAGCTAGACATCAAACTTGGTtaaaagaacaagaagcTATACTCCTGGAACAATATAACAATGACATTGTTGAAGTGAAAGATATTATGGAGAATAATCCAAAATATAcatttaatatcttcaaagcCAGATTACAGCCAGCATTTTTTACTTTAATTCTAAGTGCTTCTGGATTTTGCGCATTCGGATGGTGTCTTAGTGTCAAAGCTCCATTGGCAGCCGTTTTGGTGACGAGTGGATTTGGATCCTTATTTTCCAACTGTATCCTAACTTTCTCAACTACTTTAGTTGTGGATCTATTTCCAACAAAGGCCTCTACGGCCACAGGCTGTTTGAATTTATTCAGATGCATAATATCAGCTATTTACATTGGGTGTTTAAGTAGGATGGCTGATTCAATGACATACGGTGGTGTTTTTACTTTCATGTCGGCATTAGCAGCTGTATCTTCGACATTACTTTTTATTCCAGTTGGTAATGGGAAAAAATTGGcattgaaaagaagaaagcaGGAACAGAAAGCCTTGCAACCcaaacaagaaaaggatTCAGCAGTCTAA
- the NCAS0C03610 gene encoding uncharacterized protein (ancestral locus Anc_1.464) produces MLKRSFESETQLKAPDNLRLCLTRHSFQDSECVSYATVLPSLKKKHRYYLFGTSDVFTIDHLSEDSIKLQKNTRAVRAAHCLKAISTKRGFIVINKKDNCISLYAEENEDLRLTSNKLCFSSDKNIPEGMHWMLKTIDENSFLYAYDKHIIRICKSFPYFKQEDFIDTCPIVYRLGFNSEILHFEVVAGKTLVILFRSTTTGYFGIEYLSLKNGISDCNSVKKYILGQMEDTTKLRIRKVYKDHLLCLDCNYIWICKVGRAPKRFNLNLPTDIGKIIQEYEVENPPKSKILLKLSFFTSFGYLVVINVNTEIPKSKHTLNKEIIRTAIAVDHLKDGVEIRYIRKINKRIDLCVFSNGQCSTYSRKTDKHTLHRVVESNKMYLDSHAIDYGGSDFDSIISCGFSSKDCGFIEKRTCRWEGHEFTILNSYKLPHEPILEMQVSRDYRITYKFENAKYEVPTRIDDPNTIAQISSELEITTTEQVNELYDLFSIDRTSSGRKIVSISKIATPRGESGCQPPSSSYVFLLINTKMSTGDCNNIIGIENNERNGLPTILWNVSIAGLDTMSLVGAAQRRSGSKVKYFTYLYHDDQITLFHDNVKEYVLELPTSACVTKLLVLTNHDSELNTDVVFVVLLFSDGCIQIYSEDLRESFLKIQLNDASPIQFLGRGIEVFDYCLLFNRETIVLLNLHTFEYSTFSLGLNIRSIVKFGKVIEELKFVILDNSSNIYEIELPPIDRKVHVKIVPQTSKLPLKMSLLHSSHSLSIILSKTPKRYVLQLFNYSTMKTIHQFQLCRWDSQTNSHTILKPFCEKTSTSSHWKGFALRQVFILFYIKSNSSPIFNLVRVRDNKLNILQSGKLGGLVTSIAVDPSMSHVFFLGDIEEKFEIVFDRTDGNPQLRLISTVRNKDGFISGAFFKDDKLIRVHPFFEFHKGKRDTEIQDEQDKWEATISNICYDYFGVTNIVTKFVPNDIFSKNDMQLTGNRVRELDIFRNLTRKGVHYGGRLYRAMSDAENILYLFAENTEVEGSNNGIISPFVKHKIPGLVLNISSVGPTFENMQKINGSRGGRSRSHVPLFIVSCADGLVYIISVCTDRYMIKKYEESSKKGRSLQIPNTESIFIENTFPSGDMRDTRIGFFDGDDYESHH; encoded by the coding sequence ATGCTTAAAAGATCATTCGAGTCTGAGACACAATTAAAAGCACCAGATAATTTAAGACTATGCCTCACTAGACATTCCTTTCAGGATTCTGAATGCGTATCTTACGCTACTGTATTAccatctttgaagaagaagcataGATATTACTTGTTTGGCACAAGTGATGTTTTCACAATTGATCATCTTAGTGAAGATTCTATAAAGCTACAAAAAAATACGCGAGCAGTAAGAGCCGCACACTGTTTAAAGGCAATATCTACTAAAAGAGGTTTCATTgtgataaataaaaaagatAATTGCATATCTCTCTATGCTGAAGAGAATGAAGATCTAAGGCTAACCTCTAACAAACTGTGTTTTAGCAGTGACAAAAATATACCTGAAGGGATGCATTGGATGCTGAAAactattgatgaaaatagCTTTCTATATGCATATGACAAGCACATTATAAGAATATGCAAAAGCTTTCCATATTTTAAGCAAGAAGATTTTATTGATACATGTCCAATTGTCTATCGTTTAGGATTTAATTCAGAAATACTCCATTTTGAAGTAGTTGCAGGCAAAACGTTGGTTATCTTATTCAGATCTACTACAACAGGttattttggaattgaGTATCTGTCTCTCAAAAACGGAATCAGTGATTGTAATTCAGTTAAGAAATACATCCTAGGACAAATGGAAGATACGACTAAATTACGGATAAGGAAGGTTTACAAAGATCATTTATTGTGTCTTGATTGTAATTACATCTGGATATGTAAGGTTGGTCGGGCACCAAAACGATTTAATCTTAATCTTCCAACTGacattggaaaaattattcagGAGTATGAGGTCGAAAACCCTCCTAAATCCAAAATACTTTTAAAACTATCGTTTTTCACTTCATTTGGGTATCTAGTTGTGATAAATGTAAATACTGAAATCCCAAAATCTAAACACACTTTGAACAAGGAGATAATACGAACCGCAATTGCTGTAGATCATTTGAAGGATGGAGTGGAGATTAGGTACATACggaaaattaataaaagaatagaTCTTTGCGTATTTTCCAACGGACAGTGCTCCACATATTCGCGTAAAACAGATAAACACACCCTACACCGAGTTGTTGAAAGCAATAAAATGTATCTAGATTCACATGCTATTGATTATGGTGGGTCAGACTTTGActcaataatttcttgtggcttttcttcaaaagattgcgggtttattgaaaagagaacATGCCGTTGGGAAGGCCATGAATTTACTATTTTGAACTCGTATAAACTTCCCCATGAACCGATACTAGAGATGCAAGTATCCCGTGATTATCGGATAACctataaatttgaaaatgcGAAGTATGAGGTACCGACACGAATTGATGACCCCAACACAATTGCACAAATTTCCTCAGAGTTAGAAATTACAACTACTGAACAGGTAAACGAATTGTACGACCTTTTTAGCATTGATAGAACCTCGTCGGGTAGAAAAATtgtttccatttcaaaaatagCAACTCCCAGAGGAGAATCTGGTTGTCAGCCTCCCTCTTCTTCCtatgtttttcttttaataaatacaaAAATGTCTACTGGAGATTGTAACaatattattggaattgaaaataatgaaaggAATGGACTGCCAACGATTCTTTGGAATGTATCAATTGCTGGATTAGACACAATGTCGCTGGTTGGAGCAGCACAACGAAGAAGTGGCAGTAAAGTCAAATACTTTACTTATTTATATCATGATGATCAAATCACTCTATTTCATGATAATGTGAAAGAATACGTGTTGGAACTTCCGACAAGTGCCTGTGTAACGAAACTTCTGGTGCTAACTAATCATGATTCTGAGCTGAATACGGATGTGGTTTTTGTggttttgttgttttctGATGGATGTATCCAAATTTATTCTGAAGACTTAAGAGaatcatttttaaagaTACAATTAAATGACGCAAGTCCTATTCAGTTCTTGGGACGTGGTATTGAAGTATTTGATTATTGCCTACTCTTTAATAGAGAGACCATTGTACTGTTGAATTTGCACACTTTTGAGTATAGTACCTTTTCTCTTGGCTTAAACATTCGTTCCATTGTTAAGTTTGGCAaagttattgaagaattaaaatttgtCATTTTGGATAATAGTTCGAACATTTACGAAATAGAACTTCCGCCTATTGATAGGAAAGTGCACGTCAAAATTGTTCCTCAAACTTCTAAATTACCCCTCAAAATGTCGCTGTTACATAGTTCTCATAGTCTTTCCATAATTCTCTCGAAGACACCAAAGCGATACGTGCTTcaacttttcaattattccACCATGAAGActattcatcaatttcaattatgTCGTTGGGATTCTCAAACAAATTCTCATACTATTTTAAAGCCTTTTTGTGAGAAGACCTCAACTTCATCTCATTGGAAAGGATTTGCATTACGTCAGGTGTTTATCTTGTTTTACATTAAGAGTAATTCTTCCCccattttcaatcttgtTCGAGTCAGAGATAACAAATTAAACATTCTACAAAGTGGCAAATTGGGTGGTCTTGTCACGTCGATCGCCGTAGATCCTAGCATGTCGCATGTTTTCTTCCTTGGTGATATAGaggaaaaatttgaaattgtatTTGATCGTACTGACGGTAACCCACAATTACGACTTATAAGTACAGTTCGGAATAAAGATGGGTTCATATCTGGTGCGTTCTTCAAAGACGACAAACTTATCAGAGTGCatccattttttgaatttcataAAGGGAAGAGGGATACTGAAATACAAGATGAACAAGACAAATGGGAAGCGACAATTAGTAATATCTGTTATGATTATTTTGGGGTAACCAACATCGTTACCAAGTTTGTTCCTaatgatatattttcaaaaaatgatatGCAGCTCACTGGAAACAGAGTACGAGAACTAGATATCTTTAGAAATTTAACAAGGAAAGGTGTCCATTATGGAGGTCGTTTGTACCGAGCCATGTCAGATGCggaaaatattctttatttatttgcAGAGAATACCGAAGTGGAAGGTTCAAACAACGGAATTATCTCCCCCTTCGTTAAACACAAGATACCAGGTTTGGTTCTTAATATATCATCAGTAGGTCctacttttgaaaatatgcAAAAGATTAACGGATCCAGAGGAGGAAGATCAAGGTCACATGTTCCATTATTCATTGTGTCATGCGCTGATGGTTTAGTGTATATTATATCGGTATGCACGGATCGATATATgattaagaaatatgaGGAATCAAGTAAAAAAGGGCGTTCATTGCAAATACCCAATACAGAGTctattttcattgaaaatacaTTCCCCTCGGGTGACATGAGAGATACACGGATCGGGTTTTTTGATGGAGATGATTATGAATCACATCACTAA
- the NCAS0C03620 gene encoding glycerol-3-phosphate dehydrogenase family protein (ancestral locus Anc_3.169), translated as MGFPALTSLMAQYIIFTYSHLTLLVSFHFLLISYLLKKMNVIKYSKPLLTYSRTSYSILHKSSTNLITARSKTTTTTTKSKPKTMASPNRLKNLSVNFPIKKSESTVSLHPLSRDPFKVTIIGSGNWGTTIAKVVAENTAIHTHVFHKEVQMWVFEEKIDGVNLTEIINTKHENVKYLPGIDLPENLVANPSLTDAVKDADILVFNVPHQFLARIVGQLQGHVKEGARGISCLKGFEVGVKGVQLLSSYITDELGVACGALSGANLAPEVAKEHFSETTVAYQLPKDFKGEGKDVDHKILKALFHRPYFHVNVIDDVAGISIAGALKNVVALGCGFVEGLGWGSNAGAAIQRVGLGEIIKFGQMFFPESRVETYYQESAGVADLITTCSGGRNVKVAKFMAKTGKSALEAEKELLNGQSAQGIITCKEVHEWLDKCELTQEFPLLEAVYQIVYNNAPMENIPDMIEALEDFGF; from the coding sequence ATGGGGTTCCCTGCTTTAACTTCTTTAATGGCgcaatatattatatttactTACTCCCATTTAACActtcttgtttcttttcaCTTCTTACTTATCTCTTACTTgttaaaaaaaatgaacGTAATCAAATATAGCAAGCCATTGCTCACATATTCCAGAACTTCATATTCAATACTGCACAAGTCCTCTACAAATCTAATAACCGCAAGatcaaaaacaacaacaacaacaacaaaatcCAAACCCAAAACAATGGCTTCTCCAAACAGATTAAAGAACTTGAGTGTAAATTTCCCCATCAAGAAATCCGAATCAACCGTATCATTACACCCGTTATCTCGTGACCCTTTCAAAGTAACTATCATAGGGTCCGGTAACTGGGGGACCACCATCGCCAAGGTGGTCGCTGAAAACACAGCCATCCACACACATGTCTTCCATAAGGAGGTACAGATGTGGGTTTTCGAAGAAAAAATCGACGGTGTTAATCTAACAGAAATTATAAACACTAAGCatgaaaatgttaaatATTTGCCCGGTATCGACTTACCAGAAAATTTAGTCGCAAATCCCTCTTTGACAGATGCCGTCAAGGATGCTGATATCTTGGTCTTTAACGTGCCTCATCAATTCTTAGCCAGAATTGTGGGACAATTACAAGGTCATGTGAAAGAAGGCGCAAGGGGTATCTCTTGTTTGAAAGGTTTTGAAGTCGGTGTTAAGGGGGTACAATTATTATCCTCTTACATTACTGATGAATTAGGAGTCGCTTGTGGTGCCTTATCTGGTGCTAATTTGGCTCCAGAAGTCGCTAAGGAACATTTCTCAGAGACTACCGTGGCGTACCAATTACCAAAGGATTTCAAAGGTGAAGGGAAAGATGTCGATCATAAGATTTTGAAAGCTTTGTTCCATAGACCTTATTTCCATGTAAATGTCATTGATGATGTCGCAGGGATTTCCATCGCTGGTGCCTTGAAGAACGTCGTAGCACTTGGTTGTGGGTTCGTCGAGGGACTAGGTTGGGGTAGTAATGCAGGTGCCGCCATTCAAAGAGTGGGTCTAggtgaaattattaaatttggtCAAATGTTCTTCCCTGAATCAAGAGTGGAAACTTATTATCAAGAAAGTGCAGGTGTCGCTGATTTAATTACTACTTGTTCCGGTGGTAGAAATGTTAAAGTGGCTAAATTCATGGCAAAGACTGGGAAGAGTGCCTTAGAAGCTGAAaaggaattattaaatggCCAATCTGCTCAAGGTATTATTACCTGTAAGGAAGTTCATGAATGGTTAGACAAGTGTGAATTGACTCAAGAATTCCCATTATTAGAAGCTGTTTACCAAATCGTTTACAATAATGCACCAATGGAAAACATACCGGACATGATTGAAGCTTTAGAAGATTTTGgtttttaa